AGGAAATCTTATATCACTATTGTGGAAAAAGTGGGGAATTACTTTGATACTAACTGGGGAATTATTCTGATACCAGGTGGGGAATTATTTTGATACTAACTGGGGAATTTCGCTGATACTCGACAAACCGCAGCATACCAAAGATAACTGCGACACCTACCCCTACGCCAACCGCATAAACAAGATAATTTGAATATCTATTCAAAAGAAGAAATAACAATGGGGCATCCCATGCTTTCACAGAGGAACCTGCTGCTTTTAATACTCCAATGGCAGGCTCAGCAAATGTTGCCCCCATTCCCAATATAAATGCAAACGCTAAAATGACAGGCAATTTTGATTTCTGAGGAAGTTTTATACCACAGATCTCTCCCAGAGGCATAAGGCCAAGAAGAAGCCCCTCCATAAAAAAGGTCAGTCCCCCAATAACAAGGGA
This genomic window from Nitrospirota bacterium contains:
- a CDS encoding DUF1538 family protein, with the protein product MTTQQQSSGKIKISFRQAIGLLGPYIKSRVVEQIKSVALIILYLFFFQILVLGMPVAEASVIAVGLSLVIGGLTFFMEGLLLGLMPLGEICGIKLPQKSKLPVILAFAFILGMGATFAEPAIGVLKAAGSSVKAWDAPLLFLLLNRYSNYLVYAVGVGVGVAVIFGMLRFVEYQRNSPVSIKIIPHLVSE